A genomic region of Fusarium falciforme chromosome 4, complete sequence contains the following coding sequences:
- a CDS encoding Arabinan endo-1,5-alpha-L-arabinosidase: protein MVPMWKQLVSGVLAVTSMVAGANAAYPNPGVVTGNTGVHDPTVVKTPGGSYIMAHTGANVALKTSSDRTAWRDAGAVFPNGAPWTTTYTKGDTNLWAPDISYHNGKYYLYYSASSFGSRNSAIFLATSTTGASGSWTNQGVVISSSDSNDYNAIDPNLIIDASGKWWLSFGSFWTGIKMISIDPSSGKRTGSNLVSLAKRDANVEGAVEAPFITRRGKYYYLWVSFDKCCNGASSTYRIMVGRSTSITGPFVDRNGKNMMQGGGTEILASHGSIHGPGHNAVFTDNDADVLVYHYYTNAGDSRLGINLLRYDSDWPVAY, encoded by the coding sequence ATGGTGCCCATGTGGAAGCAACTCGTCAGCGGCGTGCTTGCCGTCACCTCCATGGTGGCTGGTGCCAACGCCGCGTATCCCAACCCTGGCGTTGTCACCGGCAACACCGGCGTTCATGATCCTACCGTGGTCAAGACACCTGGTGGCTCGTACATCATGGCTCACACCGGAGCCAACGTGGCACTCAAGACCTCATCCGACCGAACTGCCTGGCGCGATGCCGGCGCCGTATTCCCCAACGGTGCGCCATGGACAACAACCTACACCAAGGGCGACACCAACCTCTGGGCTCCGGATATTTCTTACCACAACGGCAAGTACTACTTGTACTACTCTGCCTCGAGCTTCGGATCCCGCAACTCGGCCATTTTCCTGGCTACTAGCACCACTGGTGCATCCGGTTCGTGGACCAACCAGGGCGTCGTGATCTCGTCCTCCGACTCCAACGACTACAACGCCATCGACCCCAACCTGATCATCGATGCCTCGGGCAAGTGGTGGCTCTCATTCGGCTCTTTTTGGACCGGCATCAAGATGATCTCCATCGACCCCAGCAGTGGAAAGCGCACCGGCTCCAACCTTGTCTCTCTCGCCAAGCGCGACGCCAATGTTGAAGGTGCCGTTGAGGCCCCTTTCATCACTCGACGGGGCAAGTACTACTACCTCTGGGTGTCTTTTGACAAGTGCTGCAACGGTGCTTCCAGCACTTACCGCATCATGGTCGGTCGATCCACCAGCATCACTGGTCCCTTTGTCGACCGCAACGGAAAGAACATGATGCAGGGAGGTGGCACTGAGATTCTGGCTAGCCATGGCTCCATCCACGGCCCTGGCCACAACGCTGTTTTCACTGACAATGATGCCGACGTGTTGGTGTACCATTATTACACCAACGCTGGTGACTCTCGTCTGGGTATCAACCTTCTTCGCTACGACTCGGACTGGCCTGTGGCTTATTAA